One genomic segment of Thermodesulfobacterium sp. TA1 includes these proteins:
- the rpmB gene encoding 50S ribosomal protein L28, producing MSKICEICGRKPQAGNQISHSAKKSSRWWYPNIQSVRVKLENGQIKRMKVCTRCLKAGKVKKAVS from the coding sequence ATGTCCAAGATTTGTGAAATTTGTGGAAGAAAGCCTCAGGCAGGAAACCAGATAAGCCATTCTGCTAAAAAATCTTCACGGTGGTGGTACCCTAACATTCAAAGTGTAAGAGTAAAACTGGAAAATGGACAGATTAAAAGGATGAAGGTTTGTACCCGTTGTTTAAAGGCAGGAAAAGTAAAAAAAGCGGTAAGTTAA
- a CDS encoding transposase, which produces MVASPMHNNQNYQKGGEATVKEKTKTLTKQPIEEILNFFQQEVNNLIKNLLENLMLEERRIYLEEQEDYANGFYTRDLLTKYGKVQDLKVPRVRNGGFRVFLLPEKRRAEKHFPINKGD; this is translated from the coding sequence ATGGTAGCTTCCCCAATGCATAATAACCAAAACTACCAGAAAGGAGGGGAAGCTACCGTGAAAGAAAAAACTAAAACTTTAACAAAACAACCTATAGAAGAAATTCTAAACTTTTTTCAGCAAGAAGTCAACAATCTTATTAAAAACCTTTTAGAAAACCTTATGCTTGAAGAAAGAAGGATTTATTTAGAAGAGCAAGAAGACTATGCAAACGGTTTTTATACAAGAGATTTACTTACAAAGTATGGGAAGGTCCAAGATTTAAAAGTGCCCCGGGTCAGGAATGGTGGTTTTCGTGTCTTCCTACTTCCTGAAAAAAGGAGGGCTGAAAAGCATTTCCCGATTAATAAAGGTGACTGA
- a CDS encoding transposase, with the protein MSIRRNEVAKEPVYLALGIKPDGRREILGFWIFGYARESARNWENL; encoded by the coding sequence TTGTCTATTCGGCGAAATGAGGTAGCAAAGGAGCCAGTATATTTAGCTTTAGGGATAAAGCCTGATGGGAGAAGAGAGATACTTGGATTTTGGATATTTGGGTATGCCAGGGAGAGTGCCAGGAATTGGGAAAACCTTTAA
- a CDS encoding transposase: protein MDIWVCQGECQELGKPLRELNRRGVKKVQLFITDDLPGIENAIKMVYPASEWQLCVLHTVRNSLNKVRAKDRGLFAEDLKRIYRAETEERAKEGILRLRGRWGKIYPKVVKKWEDKAYALLTFLFEVSERDKAVYLYN, encoded by the coding sequence TTGGATATTTGGGTATGCCAGGGAGAGTGCCAGGAATTGGGAAAACCTTTAAGAGAGTTAAATCGGCGTGGGGTAAAGAAAGTTCAACTTTTTATTACGGATGATTTGCCTGGGATAGAAAATGCCATAAAGATGGTTTATCCAGCTTCGGAATGGCAACTTTGTGTATTACATACTGTAAGGAATTCTTTAAATAAGGTGCGGGCAAAAGATAGAGGTTTATTTGCAGAAGATTTAAAAAGGATATATAGAGCAGAAACAGAAGAAAGAGCTAAGGAGGGGATATTAAGATTAAGGGGAAGATGGGGTAAGATATATCCTAAGGTAGTGAAGAAATGGGAGGATAAAGCGTATGCATTATTAACCTTTTTGTTTGAGGTATCCGAGAGAGATAAGGCAGTTTATTTATACAACTAA
- a CDS encoding transposase gives MRYPREIRQFIYTTNQVERLAKEIKRRIKVIEVFPDEGSVERLLYLILKELNERLNSRKLRGFNEIELGNYHAFPGKIFTQ, from the coding sequence TTGAGGTATCCGAGAGAGATAAGGCAGTTTATTTATACAACTAATCAGGTTGAGAGGTTAGCGAAAGAGATAAAAAGGAGGATAAAGGTAATAGAAGTATTTCCGGATGAAGGCTCTGTTGAGAGGTTGTTATATTTAATCTTGAAAGAACTGAATGAGAGGTTAAACTCAAGGAAGTTAAGAGGGTTTAATGAAATTGAATTGGGGAACTACCATGCCTTTCCCGGAAAAATTTTTACACAATAA
- a CDS encoding diguanylate cyclase has product MKGKVLVVIPVTFLRKVVEDILKNYFEKIDLVSNIKEAIDLLNNPEVPDLIISSYVLEDGDVFDLLNGLEKNPKTKKIPVILLTSEDDPELKEKTLKKGVVEVILKKDLCQKLPKVLRDFAKIIQLKNLEGSILYLEYTNLYINFLTKLFAETKLKIFTVNTVEEALEVFEQNDIDLVITDFILDKGESGLDLIRNIRENQAKGDVPIIVLTGYDNPVRKIELFKAGADDYIVKPPLEEEVLIKVLNHITKKKIIDRLKEELQNLKGLYLIDPLTGLYNRNVVDEFLKKELEKAKRYKYGLGFIMTDLDNFKKINDNFGHLTGDKVLKNFAQIILACIRKTDYAVRYGGEEFLVVMPHANLEQTIAKAEEIREKLQASEVEGIKVTASFGVTNLDRYPEKSLEELIKISDEALYIAKSKGKNRVEFL; this is encoded by the coding sequence ATGAAAGGAAAGGTTTTGGTTGTAATTCCGGTAACCTTTTTAAGAAAGGTGGTAGAAGATATTTTAAAAAACTATTTTGAGAAGATAGATCTGGTCTCTAACATAAAAGAAGCCATAGACTTGCTAAACAATCCGGAAGTTCCAGATTTGATAATTTCTTCTTATGTTTTAGAAGACGGAGATGTTTTTGATTTATTAAACGGCCTTGAAAAAAACCCAAAAACTAAAAAAATTCCTGTAATTCTATTGACTTCAGAAGATGACCCAGAGTTAAAAGAAAAGACTTTAAAGAAGGGTGTAGTTGAGGTTATTTTAAAAAAAGATTTGTGTCAAAAACTTCCTAAAGTTTTAAGAGATTTTGCCAAGATTATCCAACTGAAAAATTTGGAAGGAAGCATTCTTTATTTAGAATATACCAACCTATATATAAATTTTTTAACCAAACTTTTTGCAGAAACTAAACTAAAGATCTTTACTGTTAACACAGTAGAGGAGGCTTTAGAAGTTTTTGAACAAAACGACATAGACCTTGTGATTACAGATTTCATTTTGGATAAAGGAGAATCTGGGTTAGACTTGATAAGAAATATAAGAGAAAATCAAGCAAAAGGTGATGTTCCCATTATAGTTTTAACTGGTTATGATAACCCTGTAAGGAAGATAGAACTTTTTAAAGCAGGGGCAGACGATTATATTGTAAAGCCACCTCTTGAAGAAGAGGTTTTGATAAAAGTTTTAAATCATATTACTAAAAAGAAAATAATCGATCGTTTAAAAGAAGAATTACAAAATTTAAAAGGCCTTTATCTTATAGATCCTTTAACCGGGCTTTACAACCGCAATGTCGTAGACGAGTTTTTGAAAAAGGAGTTAGAAAAGGCTAAAAGATATAAGTATGGGTTGGGTTTTATCATGACAGACTTAGACAATTTTAAAAAAATAAACGATAATTTCGGTCATCTTACCGGGGACAAGGTGCTTAAAAACTTTGCTCAGATAATTTTAGCATGTATAAGAAAGACAGACTATGCTGTAAGATATGGAGGAGAAGAATTTTTGGTTGTGATGCCTCATGCTAACCTTGAACAAACCATAGCCAAAGCAGAAGAGATAAGGGAAAAATTGCAAGCTTCTGAGGTAGAGGGTATAAAAGTGACTGCAAGTTTTGGTGTAACCAATTTAGATCGCTATCCAGAAAAGTCTTTAGAAGAGCTTATTAAAATATCAGATGAAGCGCTTTATATAGCAAAATCTAAAGGTAAAAACAGGGTAGAATTCCTTTAA
- a CDS encoding PhoH family protein produces the protein MSLQEVKSEVSTKEMVLEDYPIVRTLYGERGSNFKILESFFRVQISLKGNHIFIKGEPIDLELAEKAIGELYGLVKSGYTIYPSDVEYASKIILENPKANLKDIFLDTIFVTSGRKVITPKGITQKKYIEAIRRSEVVFGIGPAGTGKTYLAVAMAVSCLMKGEVNRIILVRPAVEAGEKLGFLPGDIAEKVNPYLRPLYDALYDMLSFDKVVKLFQKGAIEIAPLAFMRGRTLNEAFIILDEAQNTTSEQMKMFLTRLGQNSKAVITGDVTQIDLPDPKKSGLLEAIEVLEGIQGISFVYFTKKDVVRHPIVQQIIEAYEKKERKEKES, from the coding sequence ATGAGTTTACAAGAGGTAAAATCAGAAGTAAGCACCAAAGAAATGGTGTTAGAGGATTATCCTATCGTTAGGACCCTTTATGGAGAAAGGGGTAGCAACTTTAAGATTTTAGAGAGTTTTTTTAGGGTGCAGATTTCTCTGAAGGGTAATCATATTTTTATTAAAGGAGAGCCTATAGACCTTGAGCTTGCAGAAAAGGCTATAGGTGAGCTTTATGGATTAGTCAAATCAGGTTATACCATCTATCCTTCTGATGTAGAGTATGCCTCTAAGATTATTTTGGAGAATCCTAAGGCAAATCTTAAGGATATTTTTTTGGATACCATTTTTGTTACTTCAGGTAGAAAAGTGATTACTCCTAAAGGAATAACTCAAAAAAAATATATAGAGGCTATAAGAAGGTCTGAGGTGGTTTTTGGTATAGGCCCAGCAGGCACTGGAAAGACCTATTTAGCGGTGGCTATGGCAGTTTCTTGCTTGATGAAGGGTGAGGTTAACAGGATTATTTTGGTAAGGCCTGCGGTAGAAGCAGGTGAAAAGCTTGGGTTTTTACCGGGGGATATTGCAGAAAAGGTTAATCCTTATCTCAGACCGTTATATGACGCACTCTATGATATGCTTTCTTTTGATAAAGTAGTAAAACTGTTTCAGAAAGGGGCGATAGAGATTGCTCCCTTAGCTTTTATGAGAGGAAGGACCCTAAATGAGGCTTTTATCATCTTGGATGAGGCTCAAAACACAACTTCAGAGCAGATGAAGATGTTTCTTACTCGTCTTGGTCAAAATTCTAAAGCGGTGATTACCGGGGATGTTACCCAGATAGACCTTCCAGACCCTAAAAAATCAGGTCTTCTTGAGGCAATAGAGGTGCTCGAAGGTATTCAAGGTATTTCTTTCGTTTATTTTACTAAAAAGGATGTAGTCAGACATCCTATAGTTCAACAGATTATAGAGGCCTACGAAAAAAAAGAACGAAAGGAGAAAGAATCATAA
- a CDS encoding YggT family protein has product MLGVLLKSLFQLIDLFLSVYVWIIIARCIISWVNPYPYHPVVRFLYRVTEPVLAPARRIIPPIAGLDLSPIAVIFLIYFIQNLMQYLLVRYLIF; this is encoded by the coding sequence ATGTTAGGGGTATTACTAAAATCACTTTTTCAGTTGATAGACCTTTTTCTCAGCGTTTATGTTTGGATAATCATCGCAAGGTGCATCATCTCCTGGGTGAACCCTTATCCCTATCATCCGGTGGTGCGGTTTTTATATAGGGTGACCGAGCCGGTGCTTGCACCAGCAAGAAGGATTATTCCTCCTATAGCTGGTTTAGATTTAAGTCCTATAGCCGTGATTTTTTTGATTTATTTTATCCAAAATTTGATGCAATATTTGTTGGTTAGATATTTAATCTTTTAA
- a CDS encoding DUF167 domain-containing protein, producing the protein MVLEVKVHPEKKKDRVLGYKLPNFLEVELRAKPQNNQANEALKQLLSTIFKISEGQIKIIKGKTQPKKLVNLEGLDQSQFEVYIKKFLKKE; encoded by the coding sequence ATGGTCTTAGAAGTAAAGGTTCATCCTGAAAAAAAGAAAGACCGAGTTTTAGGTTATAAGCTCCCTAATTTTTTAGAGGTAGAGCTTAGGGCTAAACCACAAAACAATCAAGCTAACGAAGCCTTAAAACAGCTTTTAAGCACAATTTTTAAAATATCAGAAGGACAAATAAAAATCATTAAGGGAAAAACTCAGCCTAAAAAGTTGGTAAACCTTGAAGGTTTAGACCAATCACAATTTGAGGTCTATATCAAAAAATTTTTAAAGAAAGAATAA
- a CDS encoding HAD family phosphatase yields MKPFVFFDLDGTLIDSMPYHAKAWIEALAEYGIKFKEEEVYLYEGAIEFETVRDIFQKKGFNIDRKFFEDLFKKQKTIFLSRYASKVNPFPEVPTLLDSLRKEKKILALVTSSHAEILDEVLPKNFYTYFSVVLTGDRIKKRKPHPDPYLEALKAVNADFNQALVVENSPAGVTSAKGANLFCVAITTTLPEHHLRLADLVVKDHTELKEVLLNGKDKM; encoded by the coding sequence ATGAAGCCCTTTGTATTTTTTGACCTTGACGGGACCCTTATTGACAGTATGCCTTATCATGCTAAGGCCTGGATAGAGGCTTTGGCTGAATATGGAATAAAGTTTAAAGAGGAAGAGGTTTATCTTTATGAAGGGGCGATAGAATTTGAAACAGTAAGGGATATATTCCAAAAAAAAGGGTTTAACATCGACCGAAAGTTTTTTGAGGACCTTTTTAAAAAACAAAAGACTATCTTTCTTAGTCGTTATGCTTCCAAGGTTAACCCTTTCCCTGAGGTTCCAACTCTTTTAGATAGTTTACGAAAAGAAAAAAAAATTTTAGCTCTGGTTACCAGCTCTCATGCAGAAATTTTAGACGAAGTTTTGCCTAAAAATTTTTATACCTATTTCTCGGTAGTATTAACAGGCGACAGGATAAAGAAAAGAAAACCCCATCCAGACCCTTATTTAGAGGCGTTAAAAGCCGTAAACGCAGATTTCAATCAGGCCTTGGTAGTAGAAAATTCACCTGCTGGGGTAACTTCTGCTAAAGGAGCCAACCTTTTTTGTGTAGCCATTACTACCACCTTACCAGAACATCACTTAAGGTTAGCAGACTTGGTGGTAAAAGATCATACAGAGTTAAAAGAGGTTTTATTAAATGGGAAAGATAAAATGTAA
- a CDS encoding RsmB/NOP family class I SAM-dependent RNA methyltransferase gives MGKIKCKKQEPLDHRDYFAQYQGLIPDYLEFLECLKKNHRQYFCINTLKIKTLEEKERLLTALKQQNIHFEPVKEVPYFYRVVNNEEVSLGNLEEYSLGLIHSMTLASSLPVIALEPKPGDLILDLCAAPGGKTCLMAILTQDKATVVANDKRVDRLTALVANLKRLGVASAITTRYRGEQFPFGVPFNKILVDAPCSGEGRYRVGLEGEILYQKGQGRANLQSIQKGLLVRAFDLLAPGGVLVYSTCTINPKENEEVVDYLLRKRQAKLIDWNSPLPYQEGVTEWEGKPYHPDLKLTKRYYTHKIDAVGFFVAKIIKLT, from the coding sequence ATGGGAAAGATAAAATGTAAAAAACAAGAGCCTTTAGACCATAGAGATTATTTTGCTCAATATCAAGGCTTAATTCCTGATTATCTTGAGTTTTTGGAATGTTTAAAAAAAAACCATCGTCAGTATTTTTGCATAAATACTCTTAAAATTAAAACTTTAGAAGAAAAGGAGCGGCTTTTAACAGCTTTAAAACAACAAAACATCCATTTTGAGCCGGTTAAAGAGGTCCCTTATTTTTACAGGGTGGTTAACAACGAAGAGGTTTCCTTAGGGAATTTAGAGGAATATAGTTTGGGGCTTATTCATTCTATGACCTTAGCAAGCAGTCTTCCGGTGATAGCCCTTGAGCCAAAACCAGGCGATTTAATACTTGATTTGTGTGCCGCTCCAGGGGGTAAGACCTGTCTCATGGCTATCCTTACTCAAGATAAAGCTACTGTGGTGGCTAATGACAAAAGGGTAGACCGTCTGACTGCCTTAGTAGCTAACCTAAAACGTCTTGGGGTTGCTTCAGCCATTACCACCCGCTACCGGGGAGAACAGTTTCCCTTTGGAGTGCCTTTTAATAAGATATTGGTTGATGCACCATGTTCTGGAGAAGGAAGATACAGAGTAGGGTTAGAAGGGGAAATTCTTTATCAGAAAGGGCAGGGAAGAGCTAACCTACAGTCTATACAAAAAGGCTTGTTGGTAAGGGCTTTTGACCTTTTGGCTCCAGGAGGGGTTTTGGTCTATAGCACCTGCACGATAAACCCTAAAGAAAACGAAGAGGTAGTAGACTATCTTTTAAGAAAAAGACAAGCTAAATTGATAGACTGGAACTCTCCGCTACCTTATCAAGAAGGGGTTACTGAATGGGAAGGTAAACCCTATCATCCCGATTTAAAACTCACCAAAAGATATTATACCCATAAGATAGACGCCGTAGGGTTTTTTGTGGCAAAAATTATTAAATTAACGTAA
- the nrdR gene encoding transcriptional regulator NrdR, with amino-acid sequence MKCPRCKEVETKVIDSRVIEEGYTIRRRRECTNCGYRFTTYEKLELDIMIVKKDGRREPYNREKLLTGIRKACHKRSISEETIRGFVNELELDLIQRGEKEVSSEYLGEKVMQALKGWDKVAYIRFASVYKEFKDISEFLDQIRELNHDEPKG; translated from the coding sequence ATGAAATGTCCGAGATGTAAAGAGGTAGAGACTAAGGTGATAGATTCAAGGGTGATAGAAGAAGGATATACCATAAGAAGAAGGAGAGAGTGCACCAACTGTGGTTATAGGTTTACCACTTACGAAAAGCTTGAGTTAGACATTATGATCGTTAAGAAAGACGGGAGAAGAGAACCGTACAATCGAGAGAAATTACTTACAGGCATAAGAAAAGCTTGTCACAAGAGGTCTATAAGTGAAGAAACCATCAGAGGTTTTGTTAACGAGCTTGAGCTTGACCTTATTCAACGTGGGGAAAAAGAGGTATCTTCTGAATATTTAGGAGAAAAAGTGATGCAAGCTTTAAAAGGATGGGATAAGGTAGCTTACATAAGGTTTGCTTCAGTATATAAGGAATTTAAAGATATTTCTGAATTTTTGGACCAAATAAGAGAGTTAAACCATGATGAACCCAAAGGATAA
- the pyrF gene encoding orotidine-5'-phosphate decarboxylase, which translates to MMNPKDKIVFPLDVDRMDEALRWVDRLKDLVGVFKVGFELYTSCGPKVIEEIKKRSDNKIFLDLKLNDIPNTVLRTVRVASNLGVNWITVHALSGLESLRSAVSVAYNDLRIVAVTVLTSLERADLMELGFNAELVREVKDLVLRLARLAYQAGCDGIVCSAKEVSKVKELYPEFFTVVPGIRLEGAKKDDQVRVVTPYEAVLAGADYLVIGRPIRESFSPEKTCREIAEEIEKALLHKETPKEPV; encoded by the coding sequence ATGATGAACCCAAAGGATAAAATAGTTTTTCCTTTAGATGTAGACCGGATGGATGAAGCTTTACGATGGGTTGATAGGCTTAAAGACTTGGTAGGGGTGTTTAAGGTTGGTTTTGAGCTTTATACCAGTTGCGGCCCTAAGGTAATCGAAGAGATTAAAAAGAGAAGTGATAATAAGATTTTTTTAGATTTAAAACTAAACGACATTCCTAACACCGTTCTTAGGACGGTGAGAGTGGCCTCAAATTTAGGGGTTAACTGGATAACCGTGCATGCACTTTCTGGATTGGAAAGCTTGAGAAGTGCTGTAAGCGTAGCTTACAACGACTTAAGGATAGTAGCGGTTACGGTGTTAACCTCTCTTGAAAGGGCAGACCTCATGGAATTAGGTTTTAACGCTGAGTTAGTAAGAGAGGTTAAAGATTTAGTCTTAAGATTAGCCAGACTGGCTTATCAAGCAGGCTGCGATGGAATAGTTTGTTCAGCTAAGGAAGTTTCCAAAGTAAAGGAACTATATCCTGAATTTTTTACCGTAGTTCCTGGTATCAGGTTAGAAGGAGCAAAAAAGGATGACCAAGTCAGAGTAGTAACCCCTTATGAAGCAGTTCTTGCAGGTGCGGACTATTTGGTTATAGGAAGACCGATAAGAGAATCCTTTTCTCCTGAAAAAACTTGTAGAGAAATAGCTGAAGAAATAGAAAAAGCTTTACTCCATAAAGAAACCCCCAAAGAACCAGTATAA
- a CDS encoding SapC family protein, translating into MFTPPQLFKNPIILEPEEHKNLRIFKPLNYSFMSGVEMIPLGYSEILPATIYYPVFFGMAEGFVLPFVVLGVQGKNPYLTKEGFFKIDFIPKLAQLYPFGLVYLKEGEQENFLVAVDEENTYTDEGEIVFTENGEETAFFSEIKQELTQFALDLKKAMEFGQKILEIGCINQTSFVMNGPLGRAEFKNVLIANIETLRRLQPEKLYYLNTAGYLPVLYGAYFSIRNFKIFELLYAQTIEIF; encoded by the coding sequence ATGTTTACTCCGCCCCAACTTTTTAAAAATCCTATTATCCTTGAGCCAGAGGAACATAAAAACTTAAGGATTTTTAAACCCCTTAACTATAGCTTTATGTCTGGGGTAGAAATGATACCTTTGGGGTATTCAGAAATCCTTCCGGCTACAATCTATTATCCTGTATTTTTTGGTATGGCTGAAGGCTTTGTATTGCCTTTTGTCGTGCTTGGTGTTCAAGGGAAAAATCCTTATTTAACAAAAGAAGGTTTTTTTAAAATAGATTTTATCCCTAAGTTAGCTCAACTCTATCCCTTTGGCCTAGTTTACCTTAAGGAGGGTGAACAAGAAAACTTTTTGGTTGCCGTAGATGAAGAAAACACCTATACTGACGAAGGAGAGATTGTTTTTACAGAGAACGGAGAAGAAACCGCTTTTTTTTCTGAAATCAAACAAGAACTAACTCAATTTGCTTTAGACCTTAAAAAAGCTATGGAATTTGGCCAAAAAATCTTAGAAATAGGCTGTATAAACCAAACTTCCTTTGTGATGAACGGTCCTTTAGGGAGGGCTGAATTCAAAAACGTGCTTATCGCCAACATCGAAACTTTAAGGCGCCTTCAACCAGAAAAGCTTTATTATCTTAACACCGCAGGCTATTTGCCGGTCCTTTATGGAGCTTATTTTAGTATAAGAAACTTTAAAATCTTTGAACTTCTGTATGCACAAACCATAGAAATTTTTTAA
- a CDS encoding methyltransferase domain-containing protein: MLTVQAKTKLDFEFNGYKFNLKPGEKLLFANDVFNLLPKKIQTNFEKTNSALPPFYEGEDLNGKTLFVFMQGAIGDVLCSTVALREVKKRYPECKLWVSVSGKARPILENLPYIDKLLPHPAPVKEIVKANYMVKAVEMVNAPHFDHLNLVEWFLWKFRLYFAEDETPDVWVDQAVVEEMKKVFEEIKKVSGKNKVLLFHYLASSVHRTLPPRLLKEIEDLISEEFVPVICSLPDEDLTVEVALDLYGIKAANLSAFMQDIRYLVASVYLADAVITADTSTLHIAGGLKKPTVFITGPIEAKLRADTYKTVIPVQPNYTGKICKSPCGLHATNEPCAEAKSNHQFYSPCIESIPPKVIYFALKDALLAYQKDFEKPKNCPLCGFNGPFSLFEVINQHRIFECPSCGLQFPYPPKAMDYDKAYEKEVEDLLSFGSIDYDWAKQVEKDEIKERKKWERVPRFNVLLPILEVLPKGRLLDVGCSSGNFMLIARAKGFDVYGMDASDKAVELARKNYKLKVVKALTFKDLPPDFQGPYKVITAFEIIEHLEEPFVFLKELYELLEDGGFAILSCPPYFAFRYLANSYLKYQWWGHDYPPHHLNRFKPWTLYYGLKLAGFEEVVVFTEPLITGTVLEGINPQSVEVETEDNQKIILSSDLIKNLILENLKPLYLNARYLGNFQYAIGVKGKSGIDWEKILQRAIRISAVDIMWKDDKR; the protein is encoded by the coding sequence ATGCTTACTGTTCAAGCTAAAACAAAACTTGATTTTGAATTTAACGGGTATAAGTTTAATTTAAAACCTGGAGAAAAGCTTCTTTTTGCAAACGATGTTTTTAATCTTCTTCCTAAGAAAATTCAAACTAATTTTGAAAAAACCAATTCAGCCTTACCGCCTTTTTATGAGGGAGAAGATCTAAACGGAAAAACCCTTTTTGTGTTTATGCAAGGAGCCATAGGAGACGTGCTTTGCTCAACGGTAGCTTTGCGTGAAGTAAAAAAACGCTATCCAGAATGCAAGTTGTGGGTAAGCGTCTCAGGGAAGGCTCGCCCGATTTTAGAGAACCTTCCTTACATAGACAAGCTTCTTCCTCATCCTGCTCCTGTAAAAGAAATCGTTAAAGCTAACTATATGGTTAAAGCAGTAGAAATGGTAAATGCCCCTCATTTTGACCACCTTAACCTGGTAGAATGGTTTTTATGGAAGTTTAGACTTTATTTCGCTGAGGATGAAACACCTGATGTTTGGGTTGACCAAGCGGTGGTTGAAGAAATGAAAAAAGTTTTTGAAGAAATAAAAAAAGTTTCAGGAAAAAATAAGGTCCTACTTTTTCATTACTTAGCTTCTTCTGTTCACAGAACCCTTCCTCCCAGACTGCTTAAAGAAATAGAAGACCTTATCTCTGAAGAGTTTGTGCCGGTAATTTGTAGCCTACCTGACGAAGATTTGACGGTTGAAGTAGCCCTTGACCTTTATGGAATAAAAGCAGCCAACCTTTCTGCTTTTATGCAAGATATAAGGTATTTAGTGGCTTCTGTTTATCTTGCTGACGCTGTTATTACGGCAGATACTTCTACTTTACACATAGCAGGAGGTCTGAAAAAACCTACGGTTTTTATAACCGGCCCTATTGAAGCTAAACTAAGGGCTGATACTTATAAAACGGTTATTCCTGTCCAACCTAATTATACCGGGAAAATTTGCAAGTCTCCTTGTGGGCTCCATGCTACTAATGAACCTTGTGCTGAGGCTAAGAGTAATCATCAATTTTACAGTCCTTGTATTGAAAGCATACCTCCCAAGGTTATCTATTTTGCTTTAAAAGATGCACTTTTAGCCTACCAAAAAGATTTTGAAAAACCTAAAAATTGCCCTTTATGTGGTTTTAACGGACCTTTTAGCCTTTTTGAAGTTATAAACCAGCATCGTATTTTTGAATGTCCAAGTTGTGGGCTTCAGTTTCCTTATCCTCCTAAGGCGATGGACTACGATAAGGCTTATGAAAAAGAGGTTGAAGACCTTTTAAGTTTTGGGTCCATAGATTATGATTGGGCCAAACAGGTAGAAAAGGATGAAATAAAAGAAAGGAAAAAATGGGAAAGGGTGCCAAGGTTTAACGTACTGCTTCCTATTTTAGAGGTTTTACCTAAGGGTAGACTTTTAGACGTGGGATGTTCAAGTGGTAATTTTATGTTGATTGCCAGAGCTAAAGGTTTTGATGTCTATGGTATGGATGCAAGCGATAAAGCGGTCGAACTTGCCAGAAAAAACTACAAGCTCAAAGTGGTTAAAGCTTTAACCTTTAAGGACCTTCCTCCAGATTTTCAAGGACCTTATAAAGTGATTACAGCTTTTGAAATCATAGAACACTTGGAAGAACCGTTTGTCTTTCTTAAAGAACTCTATGAACTTTTAGAAGATGGGGGTTTTGCTATCCTTAGTTGCCCTCCTTATTTTGCCTTCAGATACTTAGCAAACTCTTATTTAAAATATCAATGGTGGGGACATGACTATCCTCCACACCATTTAAATCGTTTCAAGCCCTGGACTTTATATTATGGTTTAAAACTTGCTGGGTTTGAGGAAGTAGTGGTTTTTACCGAACCTTTAATTACCGGCACTGTGCTTGAAGGAATAAATCCTCAGAGTGTTGAAGTTGAGACTGAAGATAACCAAAAGATAATCCTTTCGTCTGACTTGATAAAAAATCTTATTCTTGAAAACCTTAAACCTCTTTACCTCAATGCCCGTTATCTTGGAAACTTTCAGTATGCCATAGGGGTTAAAGGAAAAAGTGGGATTGACTGGGAAAAAATCTTACAAAGGGCAATTAGAATCTCTGCAGTAGACATAATGTGGAAAGACGATAAAAGATAA